The nucleotide window TCGTCGCCGTCATCCTCGTCGGCGTCCCGCTCGCATGGCTCGTCGGCTTCGCAGCCTACGCGTACGTCGACGCGCCGAAGCACGGCATGGACCCGCGCAAGTGGGCGGTCATCGCCTTCGTCGTCCCGCTGTTCGGCTTCCTCGCGTACGTCTTCGAGCGCGACGAGCAGGGGTACGACCCCGAGAGCGACCCGTACGCTGAGGGAAGCGAGGAGCGAACCGGCGGCTTCGCGGTCCACGAGTCGCGGCAGGGCGAGAAGCGCCTCGGTCCCGCCGGAACCGAAGCCGACGAGGGCGACGACGCGGACGACGAGTGGAACGACCCGGACGGCGTCGACCTGTGAGCTCAGAGCGCGTCGATCAGCGCCGCCCGGCGGCGGTCGAGGTCGAACGCGGCGTCGGCCGCGTCGAGGCGACCGAGGAACGCGAAGACGTCGGCACCCGCCCGTTCGGCGTGAGTGATTAGCGCCTCGATCGATTCGCGGTTCAGCGCGAACGACTCCAGTTTGCCACAACAGAGCGCCAGGGCGATCCCCGCCTCGCCGGACGGAAACGCGGGGTCGACCGCGGAAAGATCCGGGTCGGCGGTCGGGTCGCCGTCGACGCCCGCCTCGTTCGCGGGGACGACGCGGAGACACCGGGTACAGATCGCGGCCGCGTCCGCCGGCGCGTGTTCGCGGAGCGCGGACGGCACCGCGAACGCGACGACGGCGGCGTCGCAGTGAGGACAGGACACGACCGACGATAGGCACCGCTCGAAGATAAAAACGGTTGTCTGCGGCGGGCGGGAAACGCCACGAACGGACTCCGGAGCGGGAACGAACCCGACGAGAGCGGATATCGCAGAGAGAGAACGGCCGACGCGCGGGCGTCGTCAGTCGGCGGGTTCGGGGTCTTCGGTCTCCGCGGCCGCCGCCTCCGCGGCCGCCTCGGCCGCTTCGGCGGCCTCCTCTTCCTCCTTTTTGTCCTTGATCTTCTTCATGCGGAAGATCTCCTCGCGCTCCTGCTCTTCGAGCTTCTGCTCGATGTACTCCTGGTTCTCGTACAGAGTCGGGAGCAGCGTGAACTCCAAGGCGTTCACGCGGCGCTTCGTGGTCTCGATCTCCGTGAGCATCTTCTTCATCGCCGTCTCGACCTCGGCGGCGAGGATGATCGATTCGAGCAGCTGCTCGTAGGCGTCGGCCGCCTCGTCGATCCGCGCCGAGGAGCCGAGCAGGCCGTACCCCCGCTCGTCGAGGCTCTTCTGGACCTTCGAGGACTCGATCTGCGGGACCACGACGCCCATGATGTTCTTCGACTGGGTCGTGATCTCCGGGTGTTCTTTCAGCGCCGCGGCCGCGCCGCGGACGGCGACGTCGCCCTCCATCGCCCGGGCCATGTCGATCTTGCGCTGGGCCGTCTCGTAGTTCTCGGAGACCTCCGACCGGACGTCCTGCGCCTGGTCGAGGATGTCCATGAACTCCATGATGAGTCCGTCGCGCTTCTGTTCGAGCGTGTCGTGACCGCGTTCGGAGAGCTCGATGCGGTCCTCGATCGCCATCAGGTTCTTGCGCGTCGGTTTGACGTCCTTGGCCATCTTGTGGGTAGGTTCCGCCCAGAGGCGGTTAATTCTTTTCAGACGCGGCGTGTCGCGGGGCGGACCGGCGTCCGCACGGCGACGGAGCCGTCGACTGGGGCCGAGACGAAAAACGGAGAACGGGACGGGTCGCGTGCCTCTGACAGCGGCGAGCGATCGCTCCCGACGACCGAGGTCGGGACGGCGACCCCCGTTCCAGGTCCGGTGGGGCTGACGGCGGGGACGCGACCCGTCGGGACCCGTGGCGATCCGTCGTGCCGATCGGTCGTCCGGTCCACTCCGGTTCGGTCCGGTGCCGCTCGTCGCAGTTCGTGCGGCTCCCTCCGCCTACGTCCGTCGCCAGCCGGCGTATCCGAGGAGCCCGGCGACGAGGAGCGCCAGCGTTGGCACCAGCGGGGTCGGCAGCGAGCCGTCGGTGACGCCTCCGGCCTCCGTGGGCGCGAGTGTGGCTGAGAACCCGGACAGGTCCGCGCCGGGCCTCCACTCGGCGGTCGCGGCGCTGCCCTCCGCCGTTGAGGTCGTCGCGTCCGCTTCGACCGTCGCGTCGGTCAGCGCGTACCCGTCGGGCGCGACGAGCACGAACGGGCGATCGGGGCGGAACGCGCTCGCGAACGGCTCGCTCACGACCAGTCGGTCGCCGTCGACCGCGGCGAGGTTCGTCCACGTCGCCGAGACCCGGACGACGCCGGTCCCGTCCGTCGACTCCGCTTCGAGTCTCGCGTCGGAGACGCCCATCTCTCGTCCCGTCTCGGCCGCGGTTCGCTCGGCGATCCGCGTCATACGGTTCTCGAACCGGTCTGTGACGTTCTCGGGGCGTTCGCGCAGCGCCTCGAACGCCGCCTCGTCGGCGTCGTCAGCGAGGTCGTACGTCAGCACGACCGTAACCGTCGCGTCGCCGTCCGCGTCGAGCGCGACGACGAACGACGACCCCTCCTCGACCGCCGGCCCCGTCCCCGGGCCGTCGAGCGCCGCGACGC belongs to Halorubrum sp. DM2 and includes:
- a CDS encoding V-type ATP synthase subunit D, whose translation is MAKDVKPTRKNLMAIEDRIELSERGHDTLEQKRDGLIMEFMDILDQAQDVRSEVSENYETAQRKIDMARAMEGDVAVRGAAAALKEHPEITTQSKNIMGVVVPQIESSKVQKSLDERGYGLLGSSARIDEAADAYEQLLESIILAAEVETAMKKMLTEIETTKRRVNALEFTLLPTLYENQEYIEQKLEEQEREEIFRMKKIKDKKEEEEAAEAAEAAAEAAAAETEDPEPAD
- a CDS encoding DUF6276 family protein; its protein translation is MSCPHCDAAVVAFAVPSALREHAPADAAAICTRCLRVVPANEAGVDGDPTADPDLSAVDPAFPSGEAGIALALCCGKLESFALNRESIEALITHAERAGADVFAFLGRLDAADAAFDLDRRRAALIDAL
- a CDS encoding PLD nuclease N-terminal domain-containing protein, translated to MEPLVAVILVGVPLAWLVGFAAYAYVDAPKHGMDPRKWAVIAFVVPLFGFLAYVFERDEQGYDPESDPYAEGSEERTGGFAVHESRQGEKRLGPAGTEADEGDDADDEWNDPDGVDL